In Selenomonas dianae, a genomic segment contains:
- the rfbH gene encoding lipopolysaccharide biosynthesis protein RfbH, with translation MSEQEMRGAILALVREYCEKYHAPTEGFAPGDRLPYAARVYDHEEMENLVESALEFWLTAGHYTEEFERGLAAYLGIKHCSLVNSGSSANLLAFMALTSPLLGERTVRRGDEVITVAAGFPTTVAPIIQYGAVPVFVDVTLPTYNVDVRLLEGARSERTKAVMLAHTLGNPFDLAAVKAFCDRHHLWLVEDNCDALGSQYTMNGKMRYTGTVGDIGTSSFYPPHHMTMGEGGAVYTNDALLHRIVRSLRDWGRDCICASGQDNLCGHRFDRQDGELPRGYDHKYVYSHFGYNLKATDLQAAIGVAQLKKLPSFVERRRHNFARLRAALADMEEFFVLPEATEHAAPSWFGFLLTCREGVRRAEIVRFIEEHGIQTRMLFAGNLTKHPCFDAMRASGEGYRIAGALTQTDRIMNDTFWLGVYPGLTDAKIDYMAQMVRDAVHAQ, from the coding sequence ACAGAGGGCTTTGCGCCGGGGGATCGTCTGCCGTATGCGGCACGCGTCTACGATCACGAGGAGATGGAGAACCTTGTGGAGAGTGCGCTTGAGTTCTGGCTGACGGCGGGGCATTATACGGAGGAGTTCGAGCGCGGACTTGCGGCGTATCTTGGGATAAAGCACTGCTCCCTCGTCAACTCGGGTTCGTCGGCGAATCTTCTCGCCTTTATGGCGCTCACATCCCCACTCCTCGGGGAGCGGACTGTGCGGCGCGGCGATGAGGTCATTACCGTTGCGGCGGGGTTTCCGACGACGGTCGCGCCAATCATCCAGTACGGTGCGGTACCCGTGTTCGTGGATGTGACGCTGCCGACGTACAATGTGGATGTGCGTCTCCTTGAGGGAGCACGTTCAGAGCGGACAAAGGCGGTGATGCTCGCACATACGCTCGGCAATCCGTTCGATCTTGCGGCGGTCAAGGCGTTCTGTGACCGTCATCATCTCTGGCTTGTCGAGGACAACTGCGACGCACTCGGCTCGCAGTACACGATGAATGGCAAGATGCGCTATACGGGTACGGTCGGCGACATCGGCACGTCGAGCTTCTATCCGCCGCATCATATGACGATGGGCGAGGGCGGCGCGGTCTATACGAATGATGCGTTGCTGCACCGCATCGTGCGCTCCCTGCGCGACTGGGGGCGGGACTGCATCTGTGCGTCGGGACAGGACAATCTCTGCGGGCATCGCTTTGATCGACAGGATGGGGAACTGCCGCGCGGCTACGATCACAAATACGTCTATTCGCATTTCGGCTACAATCTGAAGGCGACGGATCTGCAGGCGGCAATCGGCGTGGCGCAGCTCAAGAAGCTGCCGTCCTTTGTGGAGCGGCGGCGGCACAACTTTGCGCGGCTGCGGGCGGCACTTGCGGATATGGAGGAGTTCTTTGTCCTGCCCGAGGCGACGGAGCACGCAGCGCCGAGCTGGTTCGGCTTCCTGCTGACCTGCCGCGAAGGTGTCCGCCGCGCAGAGATTGTCCGCTTTATCGAGGAGCACGGCATCCAGACGCGGATGCTCTTTGCGGGGAATCTGACGAAACATCCCTGCTTTGATGCGATGCGTGCATCGGGGGAGGGCTACCGCATTGCGGGCGCACTGACACAGACGGATCGTATTATGAACGATACGTTCTGGCTCGGGGTCTATCCCGGGCTGACGGATGCGAAGATTGACTATATGGCGCAGATGGTGAGGGATGCTGTGCATGCACAGTAA